One window of the Labilibaculum sp. genome contains the following:
- a CDS encoding glycoside hydrolase family 27 protein, which translates to MRSSIFFLSIFILAFFASCQPKKAIKTFNKNEFKSWAQTPPMGWNSWDCYGPTVEEHEVKANAGYMAEKLKAYGWEYIVVDIRWFVENDKAGGYNQTDPRYVIDEYGRYQPAVNRFPSAKEGKGFKELANYIHNKGLKFGIHIMRGIPKVAVENKLPIKGTDGITADQIYSTELQCEWLKDNYTIIADKSGAQEYYNSIFELYAEWGVDFIKIDDLSRPYHQGEIELIRKAIDHCGRPIVLSTSPGETPIEAGEHVQNHANMWRMVDDVWDTWAHITHLMDICQKWYPYIAPGTWPDCDMIPLGRISIRGERGNDRMTRLSMDEQYTLMTLFTIFKSPLMFGGDLPSNDEFTLSLLTNQEVLEMHREGSNVRQLFQKDGKLAITSKNSITGDIYLALFNISDSPVEVAVELNEIGVNSNCKVINLWTGEEISTTSDTFGRELAAHACGLFKLRQ; encoded by the coding sequence ATGAGATCATCTATTTTTTTCTTATCCATTTTTATACTGGCTTTCTTTGCTTCCTGCCAACCTAAAAAGGCGATTAAAACCTTCAATAAAAACGAATTTAAATCCTGGGCGCAAACTCCACCTATGGGTTGGAACAGTTGGGATTGTTATGGACCAACCGTTGAAGAACATGAAGTGAAAGCCAATGCCGGCTATATGGCTGAAAAGCTAAAAGCTTATGGTTGGGAATACATTGTGGTGGACATTCGCTGGTTTGTCGAAAATGACAAAGCAGGAGGATACAACCAAACAGATCCGCGTTATGTGATTGATGAATACGGACGTTACCAACCTGCGGTAAATCGGTTTCCTTCAGCAAAAGAAGGTAAAGGGTTTAAAGAATTAGCAAATTACATTCATAATAAAGGCTTAAAATTTGGGATTCATATCATGCGTGGCATACCGAAAGTGGCTGTAGAAAATAAATTGCCAATTAAAGGAACAGACGGTATTACAGCTGATCAGATCTATTCCACAGAACTACAGTGTGAATGGTTGAAGGACAATTATACGATTATAGCAGATAAATCAGGTGCACAGGAATATTACAACTCAATTTTTGAATTGTATGCCGAATGGGGTGTTGATTTTATCAAAATTGATGACTTGTCACGCCCGTATCATCAAGGAGAAATTGAACTGATTCGCAAAGCGATTGATCACTGTGGCCGTCCGATTGTCCTTAGCACTTCCCCCGGAGAAACACCCATTGAAGCAGGGGAACATGTGCAAAATCATGCCAATATGTGGCGAATGGTTGATGATGTTTGGGATACCTGGGCACACATCACCCATCTAATGGATATTTGTCAAAAATGGTATCCTTACATTGCACCTGGAACCTGGCCCGATTGCGATATGATTCCATTGGGACGCATCTCTATTCGCGGGGAGCGTGGAAATGACCGCATGACCCGTTTGAGTATGGATGAGCAATACACACTAATGACTTTGTTCACAATTTTCAAGTCGCCGTTAATGTTTGGAGGTGATCTTCCAAGTAATGATGAGTTTACACTTTCCTTGTTGACGAACCAGGAAGTATTGGAAATGCACCGTGAAGGAAGTAATGTACGTCAACTTTTTCAAAAGGATGGAAAGCTTGCCATTACTTCTAAAAATTCCATTACCGGTGATATTTATCTTGCCCTTTTCAATATTTCAGATTCACCTGTGGAAGTTGCTGTTGAGCTAAATGAAATTGGTGTAAATTCAAACTGTAAGGTGATTAATTTGTGGACGGGCGAAGAAATCAGTACGACTTCGGATACATTTGGCCGTGAATTAGCTGCTCATGCTTGTGGATTGTTCAAATTAAGACAGTAA
- a CDS encoding TIM-barrel domain-containing protein translates to MRKIIYLSFICLSIWMASCAPDGYEKTQFGIKAAIDSTEIEVQFFSPEIVRIIKSKQGFNFEKKSLSVIKSPEAQLLEINKTDQLITVKSSALQLTLDLVSGKIEFADLNGNELLTEKEAGSRFTPFDDAGKASFTVKQAFALENDEALYGLGQIQNGKLMQRGQTLEMKNSNLNITIPYFYSSKGYALYWDNYAVNTFVDNDEETSFEAIGDCADYYFMYSGIGTKAVAQMRDLTGQAPMMPLWTFGYWQSKERYKTQDELVNVLKEYRKLQVPIDGMIQDWQYWGKDSMWNAMTWKPIEYPNPKVMADQVHGMNGHLMVVAWPGFGPLTKQYKEFESKGMLINFDTWPPNGGVKPYDVYNPEARDIYWDYLNKGVFSIGTDAWWLDSTEPDHINVKESDFVEPTFLGSYQSVSNAFSLEHTKGIYDHQRETTSEKRVYILTRSSFAGQQRNGANSWSGDTGSSWENLGKQIPAAVNFSLSGVPYWNADIGGFFAGRYNKDGGAKNPEYQELYVRWAQFGALTPMMRSHGTDIPREIYQFGKRGDWAFDAIEKMIKLRYRMLPYLYSTAWQVTSNSGSFMYALPLLFPDDKKVADLNDEYVFGQSLLVAPVIKPMYTGKNNDKVFSNFSKTDSRRIYLPAGTEWFDFWTGEKLAGGQEINREAPIDLIPLYVKAGSILPWGPEVQYASEKKWDDLEIRIYPGADGEFTLYEDEGDNYNYEKGAYSTISFKWDDAQQTLSISDRKGEFSGMLSERQFRLVLVNSISGTGLAENTPVRTVTYIGKALSEKL, encoded by the coding sequence ATGCGAAAAATTATTTACCTGTCTTTTATTTGCTTGTCCATATGGATGGCTTCTTGCGCTCCTGACGGATATGAGAAAACTCAATTTGGAATAAAAGCTGCAATTGACTCAACTGAGATTGAAGTACAGTTTTTCTCACCTGAAATTGTTAGGATTATCAAATCGAAGCAAGGCTTCAATTTCGAAAAAAAATCTCTTTCGGTAATTAAATCGCCGGAAGCACAACTACTGGAAATAAATAAAACAGATCAGTTGATTACTGTAAAAAGCAGCGCACTTCAGCTGACCCTCGATCTTGTAAGTGGTAAGATTGAATTTGCTGACCTGAACGGAAATGAATTGCTGACAGAAAAAGAAGCTGGTTCCAGATTTACTCCGTTTGATGATGCCGGCAAAGCCAGTTTCACGGTAAAACAAGCCTTTGCATTGGAAAATGATGAAGCACTTTACGGACTTGGGCAGATTCAAAATGGCAAGCTGATGCAAAGAGGCCAAACCCTCGAAATGAAGAATTCAAATCTGAATATTACGATCCCTTACTTCTATTCCTCAAAAGGTTATGCTCTTTATTGGGATAATTATGCCGTAAACACTTTTGTAGATAATGATGAAGAAACTTCGTTTGAGGCAATTGGTGATTGTGCCGATTATTATTTCATGTATTCAGGGATAGGAACAAAGGCAGTGGCACAAATGCGAGACTTAACAGGTCAGGCGCCCATGATGCCATTATGGACATTTGGATATTGGCAATCCAAAGAACGCTATAAAACTCAGGACGAGCTGGTAAATGTATTGAAAGAATACAGAAAATTGCAGGTTCCGATTGACGGAATGATTCAGGATTGGCAATACTGGGGCAAAGACAGTATGTGGAATGCCATGACTTGGAAACCAATTGAATATCCTAACCCGAAAGTCATGGCTGATCAGGTTCACGGAATGAACGGTCACCTGATGGTGGTTGCATGGCCGGGATTTGGTCCGTTAACCAAGCAATACAAAGAATTTGAGTCGAAAGGCATGCTAATAAATTTTGATACTTGGCCACCCAATGGAGGTGTTAAACCTTATGATGTTTATAACCCGGAAGCCCGCGATATTTATTGGGATTATTTGAACAAGGGTGTATTCTCGATTGGAACAGATGCCTGGTGGCTTGATTCTACAGAACCTGACCATATTAATGTGAAAGAGAGCGATTTTGTAGAACCTACTTTTCTTGGGTCATACCAATCGGTGTCTAATGCTTTTTCTCTGGAACATACCAAAGGAATTTACGATCATCAACGGGAAACGACCTCTGAAAAGCGGGTGTATATTTTAACCCGTTCATCATTTGCCGGACAGCAACGAAATGGCGCCAATTCATGGTCGGGAGATACCGGTTCGAGTTGGGAAAATCTGGGAAAACAAATTCCGGCTGCCGTAAACTTCTCATTGAGTGGTGTACCATATTGGAATGCAGACATTGGAGGTTTCTTTGCCGGCAGATACAATAAAGACGGTGGTGCTAAAAATCCTGAATATCAGGAGCTTTATGTTCGTTGGGCTCAGTTCGGTGCCTTAACTCCAATGATGCGTTCGCATGGAACAGATATTCCTCGTGAAATTTATCAGTTTGGTAAACGAGGAGATTGGGCTTTTGATGCCATTGAAAAGATGATTAAGCTGCGTTACCGAATGCTTCCTTATTTGTATTCAACAGCTTGGCAGGTAACCAGCAATTCAGGTTCGTTTATGTATGCGCTGCCCTTGCTTTTCCCTGATGATAAAAAGGTTGCTGATTTGAATGATGAATATGTATTTGGTCAGTCTCTGTTGGTAGCACCTGTTATAAAACCCATGTATACCGGTAAAAATAATGATAAGGTTTTCAGTAATTTTAGTAAAACCGATAGTCGCCGGATTTATCTGCCTGCCGGGACTGAATGGTTTGATTTTTGGACAGGCGAGAAATTGGCTGGCGGTCAGGAAATAAACCGAGAAGCACCAATTGATCTGATCCCATTGTATGTGAAAGCAGGTTCTATTTTACCATGGGGCCCTGAAGTTCAATATGCATCAGAGAAAAAGTGGGACGATCTGGAGATTCGTATTTATCCCGGTGCTGATGGTGAATTTACTTTGTATGAAGATGAAGGAGACAACTACAATTACGAAAAAGGAGCTTATTCAACTATTTCTTTCAAATGGGACGACGCACAGCAAACATTGAGTATTTCAGACCGAAAGGGAGAATTCTCAGGCATGTTGTCTGAACGTCAGTTTCGTTTGGTTTTGGTGAATTCAATTTCAGGAACTGGTTTGGCTGAAAATACTCCTGTGAGAACAGTAACATACATCGGTAAAGCTCTGTCAGAAAAACTTTAA
- a CDS encoding RagB/SusD family nutrient uptake outer membrane protein, with protein MKNTNKIITIFFLLSVLFGCSDDFLDKTPLDRLSPTTFYKNETQAKMALMGIYNAIQPNATPTHFYQFEFMSDNGYCQAAWQGSNEIGSWSTNSNSWAPNAKWQQDYKILTRANQFMKDINTAPVSDEVRTQMVAEAKFLRAYAYSDLITFFGDVPLITEVLTLDEAYVSRNAKSEVLTQILSDFTDAIAVLPKSYSEVGRATKGAALAYKAKILLYNEQWDEAAQAAKDVMDLEVYDFFSDYSGLFTEAKENNSEVIFDIQYTTNQPQPWPAEPFVLGTWQTSNITADMINSYYMTNGLPITDATSGYNDQDPYTNRDPRLASTVVLPGSTYGDATFIPASYAEYPCGAKPRKYAEYGVADVNTSTLNTILMRYADICLMRAEALIESGSTDQEIYDLIDAVRARVGMPAVESVEGTGLNQTQLREIVRHERRVEFCMEGTRYADMLRWKDESLVHDVYGYDKSKLSDPADPTKWVFEQIKITTINFNASKGWLWPVPQGDIDINENLLPNNPGY; from the coding sequence ATGAAAAATACAAATAAAATCATTACTATATTTTTTCTTTTATCAGTTTTGTTTGGTTGTTCAGACGATTTTCTTGATAAAACGCCTCTTGATAGGTTGTCCCCTACCACATTCTATAAAAACGAAACCCAGGCTAAAATGGCACTAATGGGTATTTACAATGCCATTCAGCCAAATGCCACACCGACTCATTTTTATCAGTTTGAATTTATGTCGGATAACGGTTATTGTCAGGCAGCATGGCAGGGTTCAAATGAAATTGGCTCATGGAGTACCAATTCAAACAGCTGGGCTCCGAATGCAAAATGGCAACAAGATTATAAAATCCTTACCAGGGCAAATCAATTTATGAAAGACATCAATACAGCTCCGGTAAGCGACGAAGTGCGAACTCAGATGGTGGCGGAAGCAAAATTTTTACGAGCTTATGCCTATTCTGATTTAATTACTTTTTTTGGAGATGTGCCACTTATAACCGAAGTGCTGACACTTGATGAAGCCTACGTATCACGAAATGCTAAAAGTGAAGTTCTTACTCAAATTCTTTCTGATTTTACTGATGCTATCGCTGTATTACCAAAATCTTATTCTGAGGTAGGACGTGCGACTAAAGGTGCAGCATTGGCCTATAAAGCAAAAATCTTGCTTTATAATGAACAATGGGATGAGGCTGCACAAGCAGCTAAGGATGTTATGGATCTTGAGGTTTATGATTTTTTCTCAGACTACTCTGGTCTTTTCACAGAAGCCAAGGAGAATAATAGTGAAGTTATTTTTGATATTCAATACACAACAAATCAACCCCAACCATGGCCGGCAGAGCCATTTGTTCTGGGTACCTGGCAAACGTCGAACATTACAGCCGATATGATTAATTCATATTACATGACCAATGGGTTGCCGATAACAGATGCAACATCCGGTTACAACGATCAGGATCCTTATACAAACAGAGATCCAAGACTTGCTAGTACTGTAGTTCTTCCGGGTTCAACATATGGCGATGCTACTTTTATTCCTGCCAGTTATGCTGAATACCCTTGTGGCGCCAAACCACGTAAGTATGCGGAGTATGGAGTTGCCGACGTCAACACCAGTACCCTGAATACGATCTTGATGCGATATGCAGACATCTGCCTGATGCGTGCTGAAGCGCTAATCGAATCTGGTAGTACGGATCAGGAAATTTATGACCTGATTGATGCTGTTCGTGCAAGAGTGGGAATGCCTGCTGTTGAATCTGTTGAAGGAACCGGGCTTAACCAAACTCAACTTCGTGAAATAGTAAGACATGAAAGAAGAGTCGAATTTTGCATGGAGGGAACACGGTATGCAGATATGCTGCGTTGGAAAGATGAATCCTTAGTACATGATGTGTATGGTTATGACAAATCGAAATTATCTGACCCTGCAGACCCAACTAAATGGGTGTTCGAACAGATTAAGATAACTACTATAAACTTTAATGCAAGCAAGGGGTGGTTGTGGCCAGTACCTCAAGGAGACATTGATATTAATGAAAATTTACTCCCGAATAATCCTGGGTATTAA